A single window of Archangium gephyra DNA harbors:
- a CDS encoding sensor histidine kinase, which translates to MRVPSFTGALLVALGLAILLALSVGVASVLTLRSVTREQGVALVQEATTLEAVQFLLVLSERRARHARTWLLSPEPHVRQELEAARQEWEVRLRQLEESFRGKRERALLARIRERQLAIQAVMDRLLAQGEHEAAREKDWRTEYEAELRPLRVDLDQELSQLVALQQESLQEAVRQQERTRLRAVTRLGLAMLGAVLAAGACGALLVRSLRQHRWAEAEVQRSEARFRATFNQAAVGLAQVGLDGRWLLLNPRFCEILGYGERELVGQRFADFTHPEDRARDEANVRRLMAGELSTFSCEKRYLRPGGSVVWVNLSVSLVRDDAGRPLYTLAAIEDITRRKALEDERVLLLAEAREALRLREEFLSVASHELRTPLTPLNLNLQVVLREARSHPELPFAHRVAQRLESGHQQVQRMARLIEDLLDASRLGTGRLALSLEDVDLSALVREVARRFEPVARRTGSTLEVEAPVPVVGRWDAHRLEQVVASLLSNALKFGAGRPVRLRVEAEGGLARLMVRDEGIGIAPEQLPHIFERFSRGVSERHYGGMGLGLFLTRNVARSLGGEVVAESLPGQGATFTVRLPQRPAEGRGERASRDEAPVPPPV; encoded by the coding sequence ATGAGAGTGCCCTCCTTCACCGGTGCGCTGCTCGTGGCCCTGGGGCTGGCGATCCTGCTCGCGTTGAGCGTGGGGGTGGCGTCGGTGCTGACGCTGCGCTCGGTCACCCGTGAGCAGGGCGTGGCCCTGGTGCAGGAGGCCACCACCCTGGAGGCCGTGCAGTTCCTGCTGGTGCTGAGCGAGCGGCGCGCCCGCCATGCCCGCACCTGGTTGCTCTCCCCGGAGCCGCACGTCCGCCAGGAGCTGGAGGCGGCCCGCCAGGAGTGGGAGGTGCGGCTGCGGCAGCTCGAGGAGTCCTTCCGCGGGAAGCGGGAGCGGGCGCTGCTGGCCCGCATCCGCGAGCGGCAACTCGCCATCCAGGCGGTGATGGATCGCCTCCTGGCCCAGGGGGAGCACGAGGCGGCCCGGGAAAAGGATTGGCGGACCGAGTACGAGGCGGAGCTGCGCCCCCTGCGGGTGGACCTGGATCAGGAGCTCTCCCAGCTGGTGGCGCTCCAGCAGGAGTCGCTCCAGGAGGCCGTCCGCCAGCAGGAGCGGACCCGGCTGCGCGCCGTCACCCGGCTGGGCCTGGCCATGCTCGGCGCGGTGCTGGCCGCCGGAGCCTGTGGGGCGCTGCTGGTGCGCAGCCTGCGCCAGCACCGGTGGGCCGAGGCGGAGGTGCAGCGCAGCGAGGCCCGCTTCCGTGCCACCTTCAACCAGGCGGCGGTGGGGCTCGCCCAGGTGGGCCTGGACGGGCGCTGGCTGCTGCTCAACCCCCGCTTCTGCGAGATCCTCGGCTACGGCGAGCGGGAGCTGGTCGGGCAGCGCTTCGCGGACTTCACCCACCCGGAGGATCGCGCGCGGGACGAGGCCAATGTGCGCCGGCTGATGGCCGGGGAGCTGTCCACCTTCTCGTGTGAGAAGCGCTATCTGCGCCCGGGCGGCTCGGTGGTGTGGGTGAACCTCTCCGTGTCGCTGGTGCGCGATGACGCGGGCAGGCCCCTGTACACCCTCGCGGCCATCGAGGACATCACCCGGAGGAAGGCGCTGGAGGACGAGCGGGTGCTCCTGCTGGCCGAGGCGCGGGAGGCGCTGCGGCTGCGCGAGGAGTTCCTCTCGGTGGCCAGCCACGAGCTGCGCACGCCGCTCACGCCGCTCAACCTGAACCTGCAGGTGGTGCTGCGCGAGGCGCGTTCACACCCGGAGCTGCCCTTCGCCCACCGCGTGGCGCAGCGGCTGGAGTCGGGGCACCAGCAGGTGCAGCGGATGGCGCGGCTCATCGAGGATCTGCTGGACGCCAGCCGGCTGGGGACGGGCAGGCTGGCGCTGAGCCTGGAGGACGTGGACCTGTCGGCGCTGGTGCGCGAGGTGGCCCGGCGCTTCGAGCCGGTGGCGCGGCGCACCGGGAGTACCCTGGAGGTGGAGGCGCCCGTGCCGGTGGTGGGCCGGTGGGATGCGCACCGGCTGGAGCAGGTGGTGGCGAGCCTGTTGTCCAACGCCCTCAAGTTCGGCGCGGGACGGCCCGTGCGCCTGCGGGTGGAGGCGGAGGGGGGCCTCGCGCGGCTCATGGTGCGGGACGAGGGCATCGGCATCGCGCCGGAGCAGCTGCCCCACATCTTCGAGCGCTTCTCGCGGGGCGTGTCGGAGCGGCACTACGGCGGCATGGGCCTGGGGCTGTTCCTCACCCGGAACGTGGCGCGCTCGCTGGGCGGAGAGGTGGTGGCCGAGAGCCTGCCGGGTCAGGGTGCCACCTTCACCGTGCGGTTGCCGCAGCGGCCCGCCGAGGGCAGGGGAGAGCGGGCCTCGCGGGACGAGGCTCCCGTGCCGCCGCCCGTCTGA
- a CDS encoding FtsB family cell division protein codes for MTVRRKLLGVAACVAAVLTLVSVVDAKGFRRYLRLRQDVEAIQERNRVLSEQNATLLREINALRNDPAALERAAREELGYVKPGELVFHLE; via the coding sequence ATGACGGTGCGGCGAAAGCTCCTCGGTGTGGCGGCGTGTGTGGCCGCGGTCCTCACGCTGGTATCGGTGGTGGACGCGAAGGGCTTCCGCCGCTACCTGCGTCTGCGCCAGGACGTCGAGGCCATCCAGGAGCGCAACCGCGTCCTGTCCGAGCAGAACGCCACCCTTCTTCGCGAGATCAACGCGCTGCGCAATGATCCCGCCGCCCTCGAGCGCGCCGCGCGCGAGGAGCTCGGCTACGTCAAGCCGGGCGAGCTCGTCTTCCATCTGGAGTAA
- a CDS encoding sensor domain-containing diguanylate cyclase: protein MSALSAIPPVSKLFHFLVRAVPGAAVLSAFIHLARGGFRGLHTLGWTEASLVVFLLAGLGVLGWRRFTRGAVGAPVYLRDDLELGAVLIASAFIVVAIAGGAVFPLIYLVMAFLVAFLPRNAGLALLGVALAFDAVIVLQGPDRNVTSFLTHALFLALFAGLYHLVLSARIAAARRAESAAVEKRIKEVEERARTFRLVSSGSHDNPPDVKDEEKWLLASVKEIEGAVGAALEIAETALHTHTCAAFLLASDDKGLKLYDCRSASDRVQRERFNAGEGMLGGVLKRRAPVRMHSAHGLKGITWYDGSAPTLGAVLAVPIIEAASGLVRGVLVADRVTHNPFSDDDEKLLTTIASEVLRSIEVERVMSYIRKTRDEKDRFFRAIEELNRAGSPDQVFLAVLESARQLAGLDFCAVTIVNEQEGKRVHKVARMLGVTAQGSKALEGRTFPDNNGLVANVVRYGAPLPGRDIKAMDRQVIFDEDTQLRGLAALKIFPLTAGDRILGTLVAGSRRKAALDHDVLRMLEVIAIQAAQAVLRAQLYEAMERMATTDGMTGLYNNRTFQAKADEMLAHSRRYGRKCSLMLTDVDHFKSVNDTYGHLTGDQVLKGVARILREQARDTDIVARYGGEEFAILMPETDAKGAKIIAERIREAIMAEVFQTEMGPLKVTLSLGIATAPDHGTDKLVLVEQADQCLYYAKRHGRNQSVTVAEAQGGRKLQAVEG, encoded by the coding sequence GTGTCCGCCCTTTCGGCCATCCCTCCAGTCTCCAAGCTCTTCCACTTCCTCGTCCGGGCCGTGCCCGGCGCGGCGGTGCTGTCCGCCTTCATCCACCTGGCGCGAGGCGGCTTCCGCGGCCTGCATACGCTGGGCTGGACCGAGGCCTCCCTCGTCGTCTTCCTGCTCGCCGGGCTCGGAGTGCTGGGCTGGCGGCGCTTCACCCGTGGCGCCGTGGGCGCTCCGGTCTACCTCCGGGATGACCTGGAGCTGGGCGCGGTGCTCATCGCCTCGGCCTTCATCGTCGTGGCCATCGCCGGGGGCGCGGTCTTCCCCCTCATCTACCTGGTCATGGCCTTCCTGGTGGCCTTCCTGCCGCGCAACGCGGGCCTCGCGCTGCTCGGCGTGGCGCTCGCCTTCGATGCGGTCATCGTCCTGCAGGGCCCTGATCGCAACGTCACCTCCTTCCTCACCCACGCGCTCTTCCTCGCGCTCTTCGCCGGCCTCTACCACCTGGTGCTCTCCGCCCGCATCGCCGCCGCCCGCCGCGCCGAGAGCGCCGCCGTGGAGAAGCGCATCAAGGAGGTCGAGGAGCGCGCCCGCACCTTCCGGCTCGTCAGCTCCGGCTCCCACGACAACCCGCCCGATGTGAAGGACGAGGAGAAGTGGCTGCTCGCCTCGGTGAAGGAGATCGAGGGCGCGGTGGGCGCCGCCCTGGAGATCGCCGAGACGGCCCTCCACACCCACACCTGCGCGGCCTTCCTGCTGGCGTCCGACGACAAGGGGCTGAAGCTGTACGATTGCCGCAGCGCCTCGGACCGGGTGCAGCGCGAGCGCTTCAACGCGGGCGAGGGCATGCTGGGTGGCGTGCTCAAGCGCCGCGCTCCGGTGCGGATGCACTCGGCCCACGGGCTCAAGGGCATCACCTGGTACGACGGCAGCGCGCCCACCCTGGGCGCCGTGCTGGCCGTGCCCATCATCGAGGCGGCCAGCGGCCTGGTGCGCGGCGTGCTCGTGGCGGACCGGGTGACGCACAACCCCTTCTCGGATGACGACGAGAAGCTGCTGACGACGATCGCCTCCGAGGTGCTGCGCTCCATCGAGGTGGAGCGGGTGATGTCGTACATCCGCAAGACGCGCGACGAGAAGGACCGGTTCTTCCGGGCCATCGAAGAGCTCAACCGCGCGGGCAGCCCGGATCAGGTCTTCCTGGCGGTGCTGGAGAGCGCGCGGCAGCTGGCCGGCCTGGACTTCTGCGCCGTCACCATCGTGAACGAGCAGGAGGGCAAGCGCGTCCACAAGGTGGCCCGGATGCTGGGCGTCACGGCGCAGGGGAGCAAGGCGCTCGAGGGCCGCACCTTCCCGGACAACAACGGGCTGGTGGCCAACGTGGTGCGCTACGGCGCGCCGCTGCCCGGACGCGACATCAAGGCCATGGATCGGCAGGTCATCTTCGACGAGGACACGCAGCTGCGGGGCCTCGCCGCGCTGAAGATCTTCCCGCTCACCGCGGGGGACCGGATCCTCGGGACGCTGGTGGCGGGCTCGCGCCGCAAGGCCGCGCTGGACCATGACGTGCTGCGGATGCTCGAGGTCATCGCCATCCAGGCCGCCCAGGCGGTGCTGCGCGCCCAGCTCTACGAGGCCATGGAGCGCATGGCCACGACGGACGGCATGACGGGCCTGTACAACAACCGCACCTTCCAGGCGAAGGCGGACGAGATGCTCGCCCACTCGCGGCGCTACGGGCGCAAGTGCTCGCTGATGCTCACGGACGTGGACCACTTCAAGAGCGTGAACGACACCTACGGCCACCTGACGGGAGACCAGGTGCTCAAGGGCGTGGCGCGCATCCTCCGCGAGCAGGCTCGGGACACGGACATCGTCGCGCGCTACGGCGGCGAGGAGTTCGCCATCCTCATGCCGGAGACGGACGCCAAGGGCGCGAAGATCATCGCCGAGCGCATCCGCGAGGCCATCATGGCCGAGGTGTTCCAGACGGAGATGGGCCCGCTGAAGGTGACGCTGTCGCTGGGCATCGCGACGGCGCCGGACCACGGCACGGACAAGCTGGTGCTGGTGGAGCAGGCGGACCAGTGCCTGTACTACGCCAAGCGGCACGGCCGGAACCAGTCGGTGACGGTGGCCGAGGCGCAGGGCGGCCGGAAGCTCCAGGCCGTCGAGGGCTGA
- a CDS encoding class I SAM-dependent methyltransferase encodes MVPLAVTTSGKPDEALVKRAREAARAWKLPFIPRRKKEPIGPLLESAADAFLVFEREGVSLWDREGSFSFNPGMAHLRRLRILSGQVGGDDALVRVAELRAGDHLLDCTLGLGQDALVAALVVGPRGRVVGLEKSLALHAVVSEGLAAYDYGPQSCRVEAVHADSHTYLRSLPSGSFDVVLFDPMFEKPKKSQPAFEMLRRFAEHAPLLPETLEEARRVARRWVVVKGSKYSDDLKKLGLEAEPGSRYTSMIWGRIAAASSG; translated from the coding sequence TTGGTTCCCCTGGCGGTCACCACGAGCGGCAAGCCGGACGAGGCCCTCGTGAAGCGGGCCCGCGAGGCCGCGCGCGCCTGGAAGCTGCCGTTCATCCCGAGGCGCAAGAAGGAGCCCATCGGCCCGTTGCTGGAGTCCGCGGCGGACGCCTTCCTCGTCTTCGAGCGCGAGGGCGTCTCGCTCTGGGATCGCGAGGGCTCCTTCAGCTTCAACCCCGGCATGGCGCACCTGCGCCGGCTGCGCATCCTCTCGGGGCAGGTGGGCGGGGATGACGCCCTCGTCCGCGTCGCCGAGCTGCGCGCGGGAGATCACCTCCTCGATTGCACGCTGGGGCTCGGGCAGGACGCGCTGGTGGCCGCGTTGGTGGTGGGGCCGCGGGGGAGGGTGGTGGGGCTGGAGAAGAGCCTCGCGCTCCACGCCGTCGTCTCCGAGGGCCTCGCCGCCTACGACTACGGCCCCCAGTCGTGCCGCGTGGAGGCGGTGCACGCCGACTCGCACACGTACCTGCGCTCGCTGCCCTCGGGCTCGTTCGACGTCGTGCTCTTCGATCCGATGTTCGAGAAGCCCAAGAAGTCCCAGCCGGCCTTCGAGATGCTCCGCCGCTTCGCCGAGCACGCCCCGCTGTTGCCCGAGACGCTGGAGGAGGCCCGGCGCGTGGCCCGGCGGTGGGTGGTGGTGAAGGGCTCGAAGTACTCGGATGATTTGAAGAAGCTGGGGCTCGAGGCCGAGCCCGGCTCCCGCTACACCTCCATGATCTGGGGCCGCATCGCGGCCGCCTCGTCCGGGTAA